In Bdellovibrionales bacterium, the following proteins share a genomic window:
- a CDS encoding DUF2799 domain-containing protein: MVRTNLLNILVLLFPLFLGGLSCAILNDRNGLDREACANSDWWELGRQDGTQGEPVGKYDKRLSECQMEPDKSRENLYLNGRNAGLAEYCQPNNGFEIGRTGQFYFYVCPVDTEVDFVSHYRIGRRVYQLEIANKNLNKNIESLLARIREMRPSAVQQRAQLREQIRSMKNSRAQNEKSLEELRSSIGG, encoded by the coding sequence GTGGTCCGTACAAATCTCTTGAATATCTTGGTTCTGTTGTTTCCACTTTTCTTAGGGGGTCTCTCTTGTGCCATTCTAAATGACAGGAACGGACTTGATCGAGAGGCCTGTGCAAATTCGGACTGGTGGGAATTGGGCCGTCAGGATGGAACCCAGGGAGAACCGGTAGGCAAATATGATAAGCGGCTTTCCGAATGCCAGATGGAACCTGATAAGAGTCGTGAAAATCTGTATCTGAATGGTCGAAATGCGGGTTTAGCAGAATATTGCCAACCAAACAACGGCTTTGAAATCGGGCGCACAGGCCAATTCTATTTTTACGTTTGCCCTGTCGATACAGAAGTCGATTTCGTTTCCCACTATCGCATTGGACGAAGAGTCTACCAACTCGAGATCGCAAATAAAAACCTCAACAAAAATATTGAATCCCTCTTGGCGCGCATCAGAGAGATGCGACCGAGTGCTGTTCAACAGAGAGCTCAACTACGCGAACAAATAAGGTCCATGAAAAATTCGAGAGCGCAAAATGAAAAATCACTTGAGGAGCTTCGGTCGTCCATTGGGGGGTAA
- the queF gene encoding NADPH-dependent 7-cyano-7-deazaguanine reductase QueF produces the protein MNGKDAKLYGELAIEEACLERFENRTPVRRYEIDFTCPEFTCLCPRSGFPDFAVIHIRYVPDKFCVELKSLKLYINSFRNKKVFHEDVTNLILDDLIVLLDPFEIEVKGDFNVRGNIKTIVTAKHAKT, from the coding sequence ATGAACGGGAAAGACGCGAAGTTGTACGGAGAATTGGCCATTGAAGAAGCGTGTTTGGAGAGATTTGAAAATAGGACTCCAGTGAGGCGCTATGAAATCGATTTTACTTGCCCCGAATTTACTTGTCTTTGTCCTCGTAGCGGATTTCCGGATTTTGCTGTTATCCATATTCGCTACGTACCTGATAAATTTTGCGTCGAACTCAAGTCTCTCAAGCTCTATATCAATAGCTTTCGTAATAAGAAGGTTTTCCATGAAGATGTGACGAACCTAATTTTAGACGATCTCATCGTTCTTCTGGATCCCTTCGAAATTGAAGTCAAGGGCGACTTTAATGTTCGAGGAAACATCAAAACAATCGTAACGGCCAAACATGCCAAGACTTGA
- the ptsG gene encoding PTS glucose transporter subunit IIBC → MIKELREQGFSQLQKLGKALMLPVAVLPAAGLLLGIGAAHFDWLPMIVSQIMEQAGGAIFGNLPLIFAVGVALGYTENDGVSALASVVGFAVLVATMGVTAKAIGVETKMIMGVPSIDTGVFGGILIGLIAGLLFNRYYRIQLPSYLGFFSGKRFVPIATSFAAVAVGVLLAFIWPPIGLGIKAASDFAASGSPEFAFSLYGFVERALIPFGLHHIWNVPFFFEVGEYINPQTGAVVKGEIHRYLAGDPTAGNMAGGYLFKMFGLPAAAIAIWRTARPENRVKVGSIMLSAALTSFLTGITEPIEFTFLFLAPILYFIHAVLCSGAYLLMILLGIKHGMTFSHGFIDYVVLFSKSTNGLWIWVVGAAWALLYYSIFHYAIVKFNLLTPGREIEEEDADLASQASSTEDKMAESLVFAFGGAKNISSLDACITRLRVGVSEISKVNQAALKKLGATGVVVVGKGVQAIFGTRSENLKTDMEQWLKAKKPSNGSGSLNEGQKFEAWIGALGGKENISSIECVAGNRLRLSLKDKSFLNEEALDKSGLRGVMNLQDDLLHLVVGQDAPQVADKMKALVFN, encoded by the coding sequence ATGATAAAAGAATTAAGGGAGCAGGGTTTTTCCCAACTTCAAAAGTTGGGAAAGGCGCTTATGTTACCAGTGGCAGTACTTCCCGCAGCTGGTTTGTTACTCGGTATTGGTGCGGCTCATTTTGATTGGCTTCCGATGATCGTTTCTCAGATCATGGAACAGGCCGGTGGAGCTATCTTTGGAAATCTCCCACTCATTTTTGCTGTTGGCGTCGCTCTTGGATATACCGAGAATGATGGTGTTTCGGCACTTGCTTCGGTGGTGGGGTTTGCCGTGTTGGTCGCAACGATGGGTGTGACTGCCAAAGCGATCGGGGTTGAAACTAAAATGATCATGGGAGTGCCTTCTATCGATACGGGCGTTTTTGGCGGCATCCTCATTGGATTAATTGCAGGCCTGCTCTTTAATCGATATTACCGCATTCAGCTGCCCTCCTATTTGGGATTTTTTTCGGGAAAAAGATTTGTTCCGATTGCAACATCTTTTGCTGCAGTGGCGGTCGGAGTTCTTCTTGCCTTCATCTGGCCACCGATTGGTTTAGGCATTAAGGCAGCATCGGATTTTGCGGCTAGCGGAAGTCCTGAATTTGCATTTTCGCTCTACGGCTTTGTTGAACGTGCTCTCATTCCGTTTGGTCTCCACCATATCTGGAATGTTCCCTTCTTTTTTGAGGTCGGAGAGTACATAAATCCGCAAACTGGAGCCGTGGTTAAGGGCGAAATTCACCGCTATTTAGCTGGTGATCCAACCGCTGGTAATATGGCGGGTGGCTACCTTTTTAAAATGTTTGGACTTCCTGCTGCGGCCATTGCAATTTGGAGAACAGCTCGTCCAGAAAATCGCGTCAAAGTCGGCAGCATTATGCTGAGTGCAGCACTCACTTCATTTCTGACTGGAATCACCGAACCTATTGAATTTACTTTTTTGTTTCTGGCTCCAATTCTCTATTTTATTCACGCGGTCCTTTGCTCCGGTGCCTACTTACTCATGATTCTACTGGGTATTAAGCACGGAATGACCTTCTCTCATGGATTCATTGATTACGTCGTTCTTTTTTCAAAATCTACGAATGGCTTATGGATTTGGGTCGTCGGAGCGGCTTGGGCTCTTCTCTACTACTCGATCTTTCACTATGCGATTGTTAAGTTTAATCTGCTCACCCCCGGACGAGAGATTGAAGAAGAAGACGCAGACCTGGCTAGTCAGGCAAGCAGCACAGAGGATAAAATGGCAGAGTCCTTAGTCTTCGCTTTTGGTGGAGCTAAAAATATTTCGTCTTTGGACGCTTGTATCACTCGACTGCGCGTAGGTGTCTCCGAAATCAGCAAAGTTAATCAGGCAGCTTTGAAAAAATTAGGAGCCACAGGAGTCGTGGTCGTTGGCAAAGGAGTTCAGGCCATTTTCGGAACACGTTCCGAAAATCTAAAAACTGACATGGAACAGTGGCTCAAAGCGAAGAAACCAAGCAACGGCTCAGGCTCATTGAACGAGGGCCAAAAATTTGAAGCCTGGATTGGTGCCCTTGGTGGCAAGGAAAATATATCTTCGATTGAATGTGTGGCTGGAAATAGGTTGCGCCTTTCACTCAAGGATAAATCATTTCTCAACGAAGAAGCTTTGGATAAAAGCGGATTGCGTGGCGTTATGAATTTGCAGGATGATCTGCTTCACTTGGTGGTGGGACAAGATGCTCCCCAAGTTGCAGACAAAATGAAGGCCCTAGTTTTCAACTGA